One window of the Spea bombifrons isolate aSpeBom1 chromosome 8, aSpeBom1.2.pri, whole genome shotgun sequence genome contains the following:
- the PGK1 gene encoding phosphoglycerate kinase 1 yields the protein MSLSTKLTLDKVDVKGKRVVMRVDFNVPMKNNQITNNQRIKAAIPSIQHCLDNGAKSVVLMSHLGRPDGVPMPDKYSLAPVAEELKVLMKRDILFLKDCVGPEVEAACADPAPGTVILLENLRFHVEEEGKGKDAAGNKIKADAAQVEAFRASLSKLGDVYINDAFGTAHRAHSSMVGVNLPQRAAGFLMKKELDYFAKALENPERPFLAILGGAKVKDKIQLINNMLDQVNEMIIGGGMAFTFLKVLNNMEIGTSLYDDEGAKIVKDLMAKAEKNGVRITLPVDFTTADKFDENANTGQASVATGIPEGWMGLDCGPESMKLFVEAVGRAKQIVWNGPVGVFEWDKFSKGTKAVMDKVVEVTGKGCITIIGGGDTATCCAKWDTEDKVSHVSTGGGASLELLEGKVLPGVDALSNV from the exons ATGTCTCTCTCCACCAAGTTAACCCTGGACAAAGTAGACGTGAAGGGGAAGAGGGTAGTAATGAG GGTGGATTTCAATGTTCCCATGAAAAATAACCAGATCACAAATAACCAAAG GATTAAGGCCGCTATACCTAGCATCCAGCATTGCTTGGACAATGGTGCAAAATCTGTGGTTCTCATGAGTCACCTTGGCAGACCAGATGGTGTCCCCATGCCTGACAAATACTCCCTTGCCCCAGTTGCTGAGGAGCTCAAAGTCCTAATGAAAAg GGATATTCTGTTCCTGAAGGACTGTGTTGGGCCAGAGGTGGAAGCTGCGTGTGCTGATCCAGCTCCAGGAACTGTAATTCTTCTGGAGAACCTGAGATTCCATGTGGAGGAAGAAGGAAAGGGCAAAGATGCAGCTGGGAACAAG ATTAAGGCAGATGCCGCTCAAGTGGAAGCTTTCCGGGCCTCCCTGTCTAAACTAGGAGATGTTTATATAAACGATGCCTTTGGAACTGCTCACAGAGCCCACAG TTCCATGGTTGGTGTTAACCTGCCACAGAGGGCTGCTGGTTTCTTAATGAAGAAGGAGCTTGATTACTTCGCCAAGGCCTTGGAGAACCCAGAGAGACCTTTCCTGGCCATCCTTGGAGG GGCCAAGGTTAAGGACAAGATTCAGCTGATCAATAACATGCTGGATCAAGTGAACGAAATGATTATTGGAGGAGGAATGGCCTTCACCTTCTTGAAAGTTCTGAACAATATGGAG ATCGGTACTTCTTTGTACGATGACGAAGGTGCTAAAATTGTGAAAGACTTGATGGCCAAAGCAGAGAAAAACGGCGTTCGAATCACCCTTCCAGTAGATTTTACAACAGCTGATAAGTTTGATGAGAACGCCAACACTGGACAGGCCAGTGTCGCCACCGGGATTCCAGAGGGTTGGATG GGTCTAGACTGCGGACCAGAGAGCATGAAACTTTTTGTTGAAGCTGTGGGTAGAGCTAAGCAAATCGTTTGGAATGGCCCAGTTGGCGTGTTTGAATGGGACAAGTTTTCTAAAGGCACCAAAGCTGTGATGGACAAAGTAGTAGAGGTCACTGGAAAAGGCTGCATCACCATCATCG GTGGAGGAGACACTGCTACCTGCTGCGCCAAGTGGGATACTGAAGATAAAGTCAGCCATGTTAGCACTGGAGGAGGAGCCAGCTTGGAGCTTCTAGAAG GCAAGGTGCTTCCAGGAGTTGACGCTCTGAGCAATGTTTAA